From a region of the Lactuca sativa cultivar Salinas chromosome 4, Lsat_Salinas_v11, whole genome shotgun sequence genome:
- the LOC111921560 gene encoding uncharacterized protein LOC111921560 isoform X1 — protein sequence MKHRRAGLFWHLSCCEIQQPHAALQTRFPVPRAVKSPSPWAIQETLVVRSQAFQLTTKEARAAPNVVTGTFLVNIIPTLVLFYLGTTRSFVSLALNKGFGDGHGEFDYPFEVEITNYRPVRVSSIHRVVC from the exons atgaaacaccggagggcaggactattttggcatttaagttgttgtgaaatccaacaacctcatgcggcccttcaaaccagattccccgtaccgcgagcagTTAAAAG CCCGAGTCCGTGGGCGATACAGGAGACGTTAGTTGTAAGGAGTcaagcttttcagctgacaaccAAAGAGGCTCGTGCAGCACCTAATGTGgttacgg GGACGTTCCTAGTGAACATAATTCCAACCTTGGTCCTTTTTTATTTGGGcaccacccgatcatttgtatctcttgctCTCAACAAGGGGTTTGGTGACGGTCATGGAGAGTTTGATTACCCATTTGAAGTGGAGATCACTAACTACCGTCCAGTACGTGTATCGAGTATTCATCGGGTTGTGTGTTAG